In the genome of Bremerella sp. P1, the window CGAGCTTGAGTTCAAAGACTACGCGATGAACGCAGGCAATTCGGGAAGCAGTTGCTGCCCAGAACGCGCCACGAACTTCAACGGGATTGGCTTCAAGAATAGTAATGTCAGTTTCAAAGATATCACCGACGGCACGTCCAACACGTTCCTGCTGCTAGAACAGAAACACAACAACGACGTCCAAGAACTGAAGGACCAAAATGCGGCGTCGAATCCTTTCTTCTGGGTGAACCATAACTCGGAAGGGCTGGCGATCGCAAATCAGGGCGGCACCAGCTTTCCACCGAATGTCATCATCAACAATCTGGCGTGCCGTACTTCACGTAGTGATCACCCTGGCGGACTTCTGGCGTCCATGTGTGACGGAAGCGTGAACTTCATCCCAGAAACGATTGCCCGTGATCCGTGGCGAGCACTTCATACCCGCAATGGTAACGAAGTGGTGACGCTTCCATAACGCGTCCGCAGACAATCGTAGCGTTTCGGTCTAGGCCTTGCCCGCCGAAACGCTACCAACGGTTAGCAGTCCCTGGCAATGTCCGCGAACTCTTCACCATAATCTGCCTATCGGATCAAGATCCACCATGTCGAACTACGCGCACTCGTTGAAATATCTCTTGGTTATCGTGCCCATGGCCTTTGCGTTCACGGCCTGCGGCGGTAACAGTTCGGGGCTGTACGAAGTGAAAGGAAGGCTCACCCACGATGGCCAGCCGATCCCCGAGATGATGATCTATTTCATCCCCGAAGACACCGGCAATAACCCGGAAAGTTACGCTACCACCGACGCCGAAGGGCGTTTTGAAATGAAGGTCGTCAACACGCCTGGGGTCGCACCTGGCAAGCATACCGTCTACGTTCAAGACCCTGCCGCAGTCCAAGGCGGCCAGACCAGTACGGATGCCGGCTACCTGGCTGTTCTGGAAAAGTATGGTGCCGAAGAAACGTCGCCGTACACCATTACGGTCGAGGAAGATCTGCCCGACTTAGAGTTGAAACTGGACTAAATCCAGCCTGCCGGTTCCGGATCACTACTCGACGTCTCACGTGTGGGGAATCGTGGCGTAGCAAGCACGTATCCTGAAAGCTACGCATGCGCCAATTGCCAGTATATCCAGGGCAATTG includes:
- a CDS encoding carboxypeptidase-like regulatory domain-containing protein, which gives rise to MSNYAHSLKYLLVIVPMAFAFTACGGNSSGLYEVKGRLTHDGQPIPEMMIYFIPEDTGNNPESYATTDAEGRFEMKVVNTPGVAPGKHTVYVQDPAAVQGGQTSTDAGYLAVLEKYGAEETSPYTITVEEDLPDLELKLD